In the Piscinibacter sp. XHJ-5 genome, one interval contains:
- the denD gene encoding D-erythronate dehydrogenase, translated as MNLLITGGAGFVGARLARTLLSRGTLNGRPINRVMLADQVPPPADLAADPRVQAQTGDLLSMCDSLAAEPLDIVFHLASAVSGECEADFGLGLRSNLDTTRALLDALRRRTEVGTPPVRLVYSSSVAVFGPDPAVTMPAVVADDTLPTPQTSYGTQKLVCEHLVADYTRKGYLDGRAVRLMTVTVRPGKPNAAASSFFSGIVREPLAGLPAVCPVAPDTAHPVSSPARTVEGLIAVAEASREAFGGRTAMNLPALNVTVAGMLDALEAVAGPAVRARVRFERDARIAGIVAGWPRAASAVRASRLGLQPDPDFATIVRQYIADCEAAPDGARALQGLPR; from the coding sequence ATGAACCTGCTCATCACCGGAGGCGCCGGCTTCGTCGGCGCAAGGCTCGCCCGCACGCTGCTGTCTCGCGGCACATTGAACGGCCGCCCGATCAACCGGGTGATGCTCGCCGACCAAGTACCCCCGCCGGCCGACCTCGCGGCCGACCCGCGCGTGCAGGCGCAAACCGGCGACCTGCTGTCGATGTGCGACAGCCTCGCTGCCGAACCGCTGGACATCGTGTTCCACCTCGCGTCCGCCGTGTCCGGCGAATGCGAGGCCGACTTCGGGCTCGGACTGCGCTCCAATCTCGACACCACGCGCGCGCTCCTCGACGCGCTGCGCCGGCGCACTGAGGTCGGCACGCCGCCGGTGCGCCTGGTCTACTCGAGCTCGGTGGCGGTGTTCGGGCCTGATCCGGCGGTGACCATGCCGGCGGTCGTGGCCGACGACACGCTGCCGACGCCGCAAACGTCGTACGGCACGCAGAAGCTGGTGTGCGAGCACCTGGTCGCGGACTACACCCGCAAGGGTTACCTCGACGGTCGTGCGGTGCGGCTGATGACCGTGACGGTGCGGCCCGGCAAGCCCAATGCCGCAGCCTCGTCGTTCTTCTCGGGCATCGTCCGCGAGCCGCTGGCCGGGCTGCCGGCGGTGTGCCCGGTCGCGCCCGACACCGCCCATCCGGTCAGCTCGCCGGCGCGCACCGTCGAGGGCCTGATCGCCGTGGCCGAGGCGAGCCGCGAGGCCTTCGGAGGGCGCACCGCCATGAACCTGCCGGCGCTCAACGTCACGGTGGCCGGCATGCTCGACGCGCTGGAGGCCGTGGCCGGTCCGGCCGTGCGCGCGCGCGTGCGCTTCGAGCGCGACGCCCGCATCGCCGGCATCGTGGCCGGCTGGCCGCGCGCCGCGAGCGCCGTGCGGGCGTCGCGGCTGGGCCTGCAGCCGGATCCCGATTTCGCGACCATCGTGCGCCAGTACATCGCCGACTGCGAGGCCGCGCCCGATGGCGCGCGCGCGCTCCAGGGACTGCCACGATGA
- a CDS encoding amidohydrolase family protein, with product MADVLFTHARIFDGSGDAPYTGDVLVQGHRIARVVRTGYGARSLPVQGAAVVDAAGAFLMPGMVEAHTHFSWNDQPSLDAIQRMPPEEHILWCAQVAQRYLDMGWTSCVGAACAKPRLDVVIRNAINDGTIVGPRYLAASQEITVPGGLGDTTQPHLPQPEFAFGAVVSGCEEMRRCVRMFCKYGVDSLKINLSGESITGMASEMSQFTEAEIATCVEEAKAWGKRVAAHARSCWSIKQCVKHGIEVIYHASFTDTEALDLLEAHKSEHFIAPGLAWLINTCHNASAWGLTPEVTRKMGYHRELEAAVESMKSMRRRGIRILPGGDYGFAWTPHGTNAKDLEYFVKYVGMSPMEALLSATAWGAPMMRMGDVLGQVREGCLADLLLVDGDPLADITVLQDKARILAVMKDGEFYRAPPMRSARTMTRWAA from the coding sequence ATGGCCGACGTCCTGTTCACCCACGCCCGCATCTTCGACGGCTCGGGCGACGCACCGTACACCGGCGACGTGCTCGTGCAGGGACACCGCATCGCGCGCGTCGTCCGCACCGGCTACGGCGCGCGCAGCCTGCCGGTGCAGGGCGCGGCCGTCGTCGATGCGGCCGGCGCATTCCTCATGCCCGGCATGGTGGAGGCGCACACGCATTTCTCGTGGAACGACCAGCCGAGCCTCGACGCGATCCAGCGCATGCCGCCGGAGGAGCACATCCTCTGGTGCGCGCAGGTCGCGCAGCGCTATCTCGACATGGGCTGGACCTCCTGCGTCGGCGCGGCGTGCGCCAAGCCGCGGCTCGACGTGGTGATCCGCAACGCGATCAACGACGGCACCATCGTCGGCCCGCGCTACCTCGCCGCTAGCCAGGAGATCACCGTGCCCGGGGGTCTGGGCGACACCACGCAGCCGCACCTGCCGCAGCCGGAGTTCGCCTTCGGCGCGGTCGTCAGCGGCTGCGAGGAGATGCGCCGCTGCGTGCGCATGTTCTGCAAGTACGGCGTCGACTCGCTGAAGATCAACCTGTCGGGCGAGTCGATCACCGGCATGGCCAGCGAGATGAGCCAGTTCACCGAGGCCGAGATCGCCACCTGCGTCGAGGAGGCCAAGGCCTGGGGCAAGCGCGTGGCCGCGCACGCGCGCTCTTGCTGGTCGATCAAGCAGTGCGTGAAGCACGGCATCGAGGTCATCTACCACGCGAGCTTCACCGACACCGAGGCGCTCGACCTGCTGGAGGCGCACAAGTCCGAGCACTTCATCGCGCCGGGCCTGGCCTGGCTCATCAACACCTGCCACAACGCGAGCGCGTGGGGCCTCACGCCGGAGGTCACGCGCAAGATGGGCTATCACCGCGAGCTCGAGGCGGCCGTCGAGTCGATGAAGTCGATGCGCCGGCGCGGCATCCGCATCCTGCCCGGCGGCGACTACGGCTTCGCCTGGACGCCGCACGGCACCAACGCGAAGGACCTCGAGTACTTCGTCAAGTACGTCGGCATGAGCCCGATGGAGGCGCTGCTGTCGGCCACGGCCTGGGGCGCGCCGATGATGCGCATGGGCGACGTGCTGGGGCAGGTGCGCGAAGGCTGCCTGGCCGACTTGCTGCTGGTCGACGGCGATCCGCTGGCGGACATCACGGTGCTGCAGGACAAGGCCCGGATCCTCGCGGTGATGAAGGACGGCGAGTTCTACCGCGCGCCGCCGATGCGGTCGGCGCGCACGATGACGAGGTGGGCGGCATGA
- a CDS encoding histidine kinase: MPAFPANSLSAADATSERRVWLAYGGACLVAWLLYVLAGAELQRGMWRLWEAAYQATLSLWPPMVLGVAVYPWVRALQQRALSTAAVVALHAAAALLFGALWQVCEFTSMRMLFGPDHAAAVLEQTLLWRFVWGFFVYAAIATDFTAVLQARRARAAALSAAQAESALARAELAAISGKLNPHFLFNTLNSLIALTRKDPHAAEAALLRFAGMLRYVLDSKRSAADRVTLADEIEFVRDYLALESLRLGSRLHVQWQLDPATLQAEVPPLSLQPLVENSVVHGVAPRPQGGRISIRSGRDASQHALELSIEDDGPGCDPAALDEAGARPGRGIGLSALKRRFALDYEGRARLQVRTSPGTGFRVDLWIPQ; encoded by the coding sequence ATGCCCGCCTTCCCTGCGAACAGCCTGTCCGCCGCCGACGCGACGAGCGAGCGTCGCGTGTGGCTCGCCTACGGCGGCGCCTGCCTGGTGGCCTGGCTGCTCTATGTCCTGGCCGGGGCCGAGCTGCAGCGCGGGATGTGGCGACTGTGGGAGGCCGCCTACCAGGCCACGCTGAGCCTGTGGCCGCCGATGGTGCTGGGCGTCGCGGTGTACCCGTGGGTGCGCGCGCTGCAGCAGCGTGCTCTCTCCACCGCCGCCGTCGTGGCTCTCCATGCGGCAGCGGCGCTGCTCTTCGGCGCGCTGTGGCAAGTCTGCGAGTTCACGTCGATGCGCATGCTGTTCGGTCCGGACCACGCCGCCGCGGTGCTCGAGCAGACGCTGCTGTGGCGCTTCGTCTGGGGCTTCTTCGTCTATGCCGCCATCGCGACCGACTTCACCGCCGTGCTGCAGGCGCGCCGCGCGCGCGCCGCCGCACTGTCGGCGGCGCAGGCCGAGTCGGCGCTGGCGCGCGCCGAACTGGCCGCCATCAGCGGCAAGCTCAACCCGCACTTCCTGTTCAACACGCTCAATTCGCTGATCGCGCTGACGCGCAAGGATCCTCACGCAGCGGAGGCCGCGCTGCTGCGCTTCGCCGGCATGCTGCGCTACGTGCTCGACAGCAAGCGCAGCGCGGCCGACCGCGTGACGCTGGCCGACGAGATCGAGTTCGTGCGCGACTACCTCGCGCTGGAAAGCCTGCGCCTGGGCTCGCGCCTGCATGTCCAGTGGCAGCTCGATCCGGCGACGCTGCAGGCCGAGGTCCCGCCGCTGAGCCTGCAGCCGCTGGTGGAGAACAGCGTCGTGCACGGCGTGGCTCCTCGCCCGCAGGGCGGCCGTATCAGCATCCGCAGCGGCCGCGACGCATCGCAGCACGCGCTGGAGCTCAGCATCGAGGACGACGGCCCCGGCTGTGACCCGGCGGCGCTGGACGAGGCCGGCGCACGCCCCGGCCGCGGCATCGGCCTGAGCGCGCTGAAGCGCCGCTTCGCACTCGACTACGAAGGCCGGGCGCGCCTGCAGGTGCGCACATCGCCGGGCACCGGCTTTCGCGTCGACCTCTGGATCCCGCAATGA
- a CDS encoding SDR family NAD(P)-dependent oxidoreductase, whose translation MNQIDLQGRVAVITGGAQGIGRAIAERMLRSGARVVLWDREVGLLADASAALGPLGPVSTRVVELTDQEAVDDATKAAGDRIDILVNNAGITGGNGSTWELPPAVWREVIEVNLVAPYLTCRAVVPLMLARGYGRIVNIASIAGKEGNPNASHYSASKAGLIAFTKSLAKEVATRGVLVNAVTPAAARTAIFETMTQAHIDFMLSKIPMGRFLGLAEAAAMVSWLASEECSFSTGAVFDLSGGRATY comes from the coding sequence ATGAACCAGATCGACCTGCAAGGCCGCGTCGCCGTGATCACCGGCGGCGCGCAGGGCATAGGCCGCGCCATCGCCGAGCGCATGCTGCGCTCCGGTGCCCGCGTCGTGCTGTGGGACCGCGAGGTGGGACTGCTGGCCGACGCGAGCGCCGCCCTCGGCCCGCTCGGTCCGGTGAGCACGCGGGTGGTGGAGCTCACCGACCAGGAGGCCGTCGATGACGCCACGAAGGCCGCCGGCGACCGCATCGACATCCTGGTCAACAACGCCGGCATCACCGGCGGCAACGGCAGCACCTGGGAGCTGCCGCCGGCCGTGTGGCGAGAAGTGATCGAGGTCAATCTCGTCGCGCCATACCTCACCTGCCGGGCGGTGGTGCCGCTGATGCTCGCGCGCGGCTACGGGCGAATCGTCAACATCGCATCCATCGCCGGCAAGGAGGGCAATCCCAACGCGTCGCACTACAGCGCCTCCAAGGCAGGTCTGATCGCCTTCACCAAGTCGCTCGCGAAGGAGGTGGCTACGCGCGGCGTGCTGGTGAACGCGGTGACGCCGGCCGCGGCGCGCACGGCGATATTCGAGACGATGACCCAGGCGCACATCGACTTCATGCTGTCGAAGATCCCGATGGGCCGCTTCCTCGGGCTGGCCGAGGCCGCCGCGATGGTGAGCTGGCTGGCGTCGGAGGAATGCTCGTTCAGCACCGGCGCCGTGTTCGACCTGTCCGGCGGACGGGCCACCTACTGA
- a CDS encoding DUF3297 family protein: protein MNEAPSTPPPLPDRLSVDPTSPHHVAAVCEHDIGIRFNGKERFDVEEYCLSEGWIKVPAGRTLDRKGKPVLIKLKGQVEAFYR, encoded by the coding sequence ATGAACGAAGCCCCCTCCACGCCACCACCACTGCCCGACCGGCTGTCGGTGGACCCGACGAGCCCGCATCACGTGGCGGCCGTGTGCGAGCACGACATCGGCATCCGCTTCAACGGCAAGGAACGCTTCGACGTCGAGGAATACTGCCTCAGCGAAGGCTGGATCAAGGTGCCGGCGGGCCGCACGCTGGACCGCAAGGGCAAGCCCGTGCTGATCAAGCTGAAGGGCCAGGTCGAGGCGTTCTACCGCTGA
- a CDS encoding fumarylacetoacetate hydrolase family protein produces MRIASWSWGGRLHAGIVSADGREATPLALPDASSGALSIIRSVVEGSGLPPPAGARLPLEALTLVAPLPRPLRSILCVGRNYRSHAAELASSVFRDSVANEDPWPIVFTKFGECVIGPYDPVRLPGPGVTAQIDYESELAVVIGRGGRDIPASRAMDHVFGYTVVNDVSARDVQVRHKQWDLGKSFDTFCPMGPWITTADELDGRDTRVRGWVNGELRQDGHTRDMIFAIPALIETCSRGITLYPGDVIATGTPAGVGMGFDPPKWLGHGDVVRIEIDGIGAIENRFQLH; encoded by the coding sequence ATGCGCATCGCCAGCTGGAGTTGGGGCGGACGCCTGCATGCCGGCATCGTGTCGGCCGACGGGCGCGAAGCCACGCCGCTTGCATTGCCCGACGCCTCGAGCGGCGCGCTGTCCATCATCCGGTCGGTGGTCGAGGGCAGCGGGCTGCCGCCGCCCGCCGGCGCCCGACTGCCGCTGGAGGCGCTGACGCTGGTCGCGCCGCTGCCGCGTCCGCTGCGCAGCATCCTGTGCGTGGGCCGCAACTACCGCTCGCACGCCGCGGAGCTGGCGAGCAGCGTCTTCCGCGACTCCGTCGCGAACGAGGATCCCTGGCCCATCGTCTTCACCAAGTTCGGTGAATGCGTGATCGGCCCCTACGACCCGGTGCGGCTGCCCGGCCCCGGCGTCACCGCGCAGATCGACTACGAGTCCGAGCTGGCGGTGGTCATCGGTCGCGGCGGGCGCGACATCCCGGCCTCGCGTGCCATGGATCACGTGTTCGGCTACACCGTGGTCAACGACGTGAGCGCGCGCGACGTGCAGGTGCGGCACAAGCAGTGGGACCTCGGCAAGAGCTTCGACACCTTCTGCCCGATGGGCCCGTGGATCACCACCGCCGACGAGCTCGACGGCCGCGACACGCGCGTGCGCGGCTGGGTCAACGGCGAACTGCGGCAGGACGGGCATACCCGCGACATGATCTTCGCCATCCCGGCGCTGATCGAGACCTGCTCGCGCGGCATCACCCTCTACCCGGGCGACGTCATCGCCACGGGCACGCCCGCCGGCGTCGGCATGGGCTTCGATCCGCCGAAGTGGCTGGGCCACGGCGACGTGGTGCGCATCGAGATCGACGGCATCGGCGCCATCGAGAACCGGTTCCAGCTCCACTGA
- a CDS encoding VOC family protein, with protein MAIELNHTIVPSRDAKASATFLAEILGLAAPVRFGPFHGVELDNGVTLDFLQTEGDLAVEHYAFLVGEEEFDRIFARIQARGLMYWADPGQQEPGRINHHDGGRGVYWSDPDGHYLEIITRPYGSGG; from the coding sequence ATGGCCATCGAGCTCAACCACACCATCGTGCCGAGCCGCGACGCGAAGGCGTCGGCCACCTTCCTTGCCGAGATCCTCGGGCTGGCCGCGCCGGTGCGCTTCGGCCCGTTCCACGGCGTCGAGCTCGACAACGGCGTCACGCTGGACTTCCTGCAGACCGAAGGCGACCTCGCCGTCGAGCACTACGCCTTCCTGGTCGGCGAGGAAGAGTTCGACCGGATCTTCGCGCGCATCCAGGCGCGCGGGCTCATGTACTGGGCCGATCCGGGCCAGCAGGAGCCGGGCCGCATCAACCACCACGACGGCGGCCGCGGCGTCTACTGGAGCGACCCGGACGGCCACTACCTCGAGATCATCACGCGGCCGTACGGCAGCGGCGGATGA
- a CDS encoding LytTR family DNA-binding domain-containing protein, protein MNARTRVLIAEDEPLAAEALADWVAQLPRLQLIASCGDGPTALSQIRALQPELVLMDIQMPGLTGLQVLRALADEGPHPAVIFTTAYDEHAVTAFELHAVDYLLKPFSHDRFVEAVEHALQSGPPSFGAALAALKAPPVEPLTRVLVRDQGKIFPLQVDAIEYLHSDTKYTALVSRGRSLLVRLPITSFEQRLDPGRFLRLHRGCIVNLDFVDAMTPDDNSQLVVKMRDGATFTASREVSRKLRDQSL, encoded by the coding sequence ATGAACGCCCGCACCCGGGTGCTGATCGCCGAGGACGAGCCTCTCGCGGCCGAGGCGCTGGCCGACTGGGTGGCCCAGCTGCCGCGCCTGCAGCTGATTGCCAGCTGCGGCGACGGACCCACCGCGCTGTCGCAGATCCGCGCGCTGCAGCCCGAGCTCGTGCTCATGGACATCCAGATGCCCGGCCTGACCGGCCTGCAGGTGCTGCGCGCATTGGCCGACGAGGGGCCGCACCCCGCCGTGATCTTCACCACCGCCTACGACGAGCACGCCGTCACCGCCTTCGAGCTTCACGCGGTCGACTACCTGCTGAAGCCGTTCTCGCACGATCGCTTCGTCGAGGCGGTGGAGCACGCGCTGCAGTCCGGACCGCCCTCGTTCGGCGCCGCCCTCGCCGCGCTGAAGGCGCCCCCCGTCGAGCCGCTGACGCGCGTGCTGGTGCGCGACCAGGGCAAGATCTTTCCGCTGCAGGTCGACGCCATCGAGTACCTGCACTCGGACACCAAGTACACCGCCCTGGTCAGCCGCGGGCGCAGCCTGCTGGTGCGGCTGCCGATCACCAGCTTCGAGCAGCGGCTCGACCCCGGGCGCTTCCTGCGGCTGCATCGCGGCTGCATCGTCAACCTCGACTTCGTCGACGCCATGACGCCCGACGACAACTCGCAGCTCGTCGTGAAGATGCGCGACGGCGCCACCTTCACAGCCAGCCGCGAGGTCTCCCGCAAGCTGCGCGACCAATCGCTATGA
- a CDS encoding pseudouridine-5'-phosphate glycosidase, with the protein MHKLLDLHPEVASALAGGRPVVALESTIISHGMPWPHNAETALAVEAEVRDHGAVPATVAIIDGRLKAGLAREEIERLGRGGGQVVKASRRDIPVLVARAGTGATTVAATMAIAALAGIRVFATGGIGGVHRGAEVSFDISADLQELARTSVAVVCAGAKSILDLRLTLEYLETHGVPVVGYRTDRLPAFFTRDSGFGVDVRIDEPQEVARVMKAKWDLGLEGGLVVANPIPVEHALPRERVDRAIEQALAEAQAHGISGKAATPFLLGRVNALTGGDSLAGNIQLVLNNARLAGAVAVAYAALA; encoded by the coding sequence ATGCACAAGCTGCTGGACCTTCACCCCGAGGTCGCCTCCGCGCTGGCCGGCGGCCGCCCCGTCGTGGCGCTCGAGTCGACCATCATCTCGCACGGCATGCCCTGGCCGCACAACGCCGAGACGGCGCTCGCCGTCGAGGCCGAGGTGCGTGATCACGGCGCGGTGCCCGCGACGGTGGCCATCATCGACGGGCGACTCAAGGCCGGCCTGGCGCGCGAAGAGATCGAACGGCTGGGCCGCGGCGGCGGGCAGGTCGTCAAGGCGAGCCGACGCGACATCCCGGTGCTGGTGGCACGGGCCGGCACGGGCGCCACGACCGTGGCCGCGACGATGGCGATCGCCGCGCTGGCCGGCATTCGCGTGTTCGCCACCGGCGGCATCGGCGGCGTGCATCGCGGCGCGGAAGTCAGCTTCGACATCTCGGCCGACCTCCAGGAGCTTGCGCGCACGTCGGTGGCCGTGGTGTGCGCGGGCGCCAAGTCCATCCTCGACCTGCGGCTGACGCTCGAGTACCTGGAAACGCACGGCGTGCCGGTGGTCGGCTACCGCACCGATCGCCTGCCCGCGTTCTTCACGCGCGACAGCGGCTTCGGCGTGGACGTGCGCATCGACGAGCCGCAGGAGGTCGCCCGCGTGATGAAGGCGAAGTGGGATCTCGGCCTCGAAGGCGGGCTGGTCGTGGCCAACCCGATCCCGGTCGAGCATGCGCTGCCGCGCGAGCGCGTCGACCGCGCCATCGAGCAGGCGCTGGCCGAAGCGCAGGCGCACGGCATCTCCGGCAAGGCGGCCACGCCCTTCCTGCTCGGCCGCGTGAATGCATTGACCGGCGGCGACAGCCTGGCCGGCAACATCCAGCTGGTGCTGAACAACGCGCGCCTGGCAGGCGCGGTGGCCGTGGCGTATGCGGCGCTGGCCTGA
- a CDS encoding alpha/beta hydrolase → MALQLIDKLAVEDEGDGDAVICVHGLGGTSNTFTPLMGALSRFRVVRPDLPGSGRSHAAMPGPLSIQRMAEAVQTVCSRLGIARAHFVAHSMGTIVCQHLATMQPALVRSLALFGPLMAPADAARTAIRSRGIKARDEGASGMHEIALALVQAATSADTRTRQPVAAAFVRESLMRQDPAGYARSCEALAEAPPAPVERIEVQALLVTGDEDIVAPPQAVRVMAERMKRARVVVLHRCGHWTPLERSEECARELRDFLAAQR, encoded by the coding sequence ATGGCACTGCAGCTCATCGACAAGCTGGCCGTCGAGGACGAGGGCGACGGCGACGCGGTGATCTGCGTGCACGGGCTGGGCGGCACGTCGAACACCTTCACGCCGCTGATGGGCGCGCTGTCGCGCTTTCGCGTCGTGCGCCCGGACCTGCCCGGCAGCGGCCGCTCGCACGCCGCGATGCCCGGTCCGCTGTCGATCCAGCGCATGGCCGAGGCGGTGCAGACGGTGTGCTCGCGGCTGGGCATCGCGCGGGCGCACTTCGTCGCGCATTCGATGGGCACCATCGTGTGCCAGCACCTGGCGACGATGCAGCCTGCGCTGGTGCGCAGCCTGGCGCTGTTCGGGCCGTTGATGGCGCCTGCCGACGCCGCCCGCACGGCCATCCGCAGCCGCGGCATCAAGGCGCGCGACGAAGGCGCCAGCGGCATGCACGAGATCGCGCTCGCGCTGGTCCAGGCCGCCACCTCCGCCGACACGCGCACGCGCCAGCCGGTGGCCGCCGCCTTCGTGCGCGAGAGCCTGATGCGACAGGACCCCGCCGGCTACGCGCGCTCGTGCGAAGCGCTGGCCGAGGCGCCGCCGGCGCCCGTCGAGCGCATCGAGGTGCAGGCGCTGCTGGTCACCGGCGACGAGGACATCGTCGCGCCGCCGCAGGCGGTGCGTGTGATGGCAGAGCGCATGAAGCGCGCACGCGTCGTGGTGCTGCATCGCTGCGGCCACTGGACGCCCTTGGAGCGCAGCGAAGAGTGCGCCCGCGAACTGCGCGACTTCCTCGCGGCGCAGCGCTGA
- a CDS encoding TetR/AcrR family transcriptional regulator, whose amino-acid sequence MAPRKPRVTAPPKPPSRGVKAATWKLLLDTGMRLIQQDGHIPSVAEVAVRSNVSRATAYRYFPSRSALITAVIDTSLGPVRSFASESPDGRMRVHELFRSTFPRFKEFEPQLRAAAQLTLEQWALERAGLLEEEPYRRGHRVRILEHAIQPLASRLPPKVHERLHHALSVVYGIEPYVVLKDIWGLSDREVERIALWMADALIDAAMREVAGPPVGRPRAPISGNGDRRR is encoded by the coding sequence ATGGCCCCTCGCAAGCCTCGTGTCACGGCCCCGCCGAAACCGCCCAGCCGCGGCGTCAAGGCCGCCACCTGGAAGCTGCTGCTCGACACCGGCATGCGCCTGATCCAGCAGGACGGCCACATCCCGTCGGTGGCCGAGGTGGCCGTTCGCTCCAACGTCTCGCGCGCCACCGCCTACCGCTACTTCCCCAGCCGCAGCGCGCTGATCACGGCCGTCATCGACACCTCGCTCGGCCCGGTGCGCAGCTTCGCCTCGGAGTCGCCCGACGGGCGGATGCGGGTGCACGAGCTGTTCCGCTCCACCTTTCCGCGCTTCAAGGAATTCGAGCCGCAGCTGCGCGCCGCCGCCCAGCTGACGCTGGAGCAGTGGGCGCTCGAGCGCGCCGGCCTGCTCGAGGAGGAGCCGTACCGCCGCGGCCATCGCGTGCGCATCCTCGAACACGCCATCCAGCCGCTGGCCAGCCGGCTGCCCCCGAAAGTGCACGAGCGGCTGCACCATGCGTTGTCGGTCGTCTACGGCATCGAGCCCTATGTCGTGCTCAAGGACATCTGGGGCCTGTCCGACCGCGAGGTGGAGCGCATCGCGCTGTGGATGGCCGATGCGCTGATCGACGCGGCGATGCGCGAGGTCGCCGGGCCGCCGGTCGGTCGTCCGCGTGCGCCGATCAGTGGCAACGGTGATCGTCGACGCTGA
- a CDS encoding amidohydrolase family protein, with translation MNSVLFTNVRILDGSGQMPYSGSVLVQGNRIAALGRSTSAFPTNGATVIDGAGATLMPGMCEAHTHFSWNDAATLAGIQTMPLEEHVLWCAKVAKRYLEAGWTSCVGAACAKPRLDVVIRNAINAGQIPGPRYLAASQEITVPGGLGDETLPHLPFPEFSFGVNVNCADEMRKVVRMFLKYGVDSIKLNLSGDNFVPDAPADTAWMTDAEVAAAMEEVRMRGKRGTAHARSAASVKQALRHGIDVIYHASFTDEETLDMLEAARDRVFVAPGIAILHAMLHEAEPWGITHDKAVAMGYQTEWDAALESLRAMHKRGVRVLPGGDYGFAFTPHGQNARDLEFFVRYLGFTPMEAIRSATLYGGQIMMRAHELGLVKEGFLADLLLVDGDPLANLAILRDPKRLLAVMKDGRFAKAPEIASERSVAAAYGRAA, from the coding sequence ATGAACAGTGTTCTCTTCACCAACGTCCGGATCCTCGACGGCTCCGGCCAGATGCCCTACAGCGGCAGCGTGCTCGTGCAGGGCAACCGCATCGCGGCCCTGGGTCGCTCCACCTCGGCCTTTCCCACCAACGGGGCGACCGTCATCGACGGCGCCGGCGCGACGCTGATGCCCGGCATGTGCGAGGCCCACACGCACTTCTCCTGGAACGATGCCGCCACGCTGGCCGGCATCCAGACCATGCCGCTGGAAGAGCACGTGCTGTGGTGCGCCAAGGTTGCCAAGCGCTACCTCGAAGCGGGCTGGACCTCGTGCGTCGGCGCGGCCTGCGCCAAGCCCCGGCTGGACGTGGTGATCCGCAACGCGATCAACGCCGGCCAGATCCCGGGCCCCCGCTACCTCGCGGCGAGCCAGGAGATCACCGTGCCCGGCGGGCTCGGCGACGAGACGCTGCCGCACCTGCCCTTTCCCGAATTCAGCTTCGGCGTCAACGTGAACTGCGCGGACGAGATGCGCAAGGTCGTGCGCATGTTCCTGAAGTACGGCGTCGATTCGATCAAGCTCAATCTCTCGGGCGACAACTTCGTTCCGGATGCGCCTGCCGACACCGCGTGGATGACCGATGCCGAGGTGGCCGCCGCGATGGAGGAGGTGCGCATGCGCGGCAAGCGGGGCACGGCGCACGCGCGCTCGGCGGCCTCGGTGAAGCAGGCGCTGCGCCACGGCATCGACGTCATCTACCACGCCAGCTTCACCGACGAGGAGACGCTGGACATGCTGGAGGCCGCGCGCGACCGCGTCTTCGTCGCGCCGGGCATCGCCATCCTCCACGCGATGCTGCACGAGGCCGAGCCGTGGGGCATCACCCACGACAAGGCGGTGGCGATGGGCTACCAGACGGAGTGGGACGCGGCGCTGGAGTCGCTGCGCGCCATGCACAAGCGCGGTGTACGCGTGCTGCCCGGCGGCGACTACGGCTTTGCCTTCACGCCGCACGGCCAGAACGCTCGCGACCTGGAGTTCTTCGTGCGCTACCTCGGCTTCACGCCGATGGAGGCCATCCGCAGCGCCACGCTGTACGGCGGGCAGATCATGATGCGCGCCCACGAGCTCGGCCTGGTGAAGGAAGGCTTTCTCGCCGACCTGCTGCTGGTCGACGGCGATCCGCTGGCCAACCTGGCCATCCTGCGCGACCCGAAGCGCCTGCTCGCGGTGATGAAGGACGGCCGCTTCGCCAAGGCGCCCGAGATCGCGAGCGAGCGCAGCGTGGCGGCGGCGTACGGAAGGGCGGCATGA